One Pseudodesulfovibrio sp. S3 genomic window, GGGGTGTATGACAAGGCCTATCCCACGGAGATCACTTCAGGCGGGTTCCAGTTGGGAACGATCTCCGTCTCCTATATGCAGATTTTCATCGTGGGCTTGACCGCCGCACTGCTGGTCGGCCTGAACCTGCTGGTCTTCAAGACCAGGATCGGCCGGGCCATGCGGGCCACGTCCCAGGACAAGATCATGTCCGCCCTGGTCGGCATCAACTCCAACCGCATCATCGCCATTACCTTTGCCGTGGGCGCGGCCCTGGCTGCCGCCGCAGGCATCATGGTCGGGCTCTATTATGGCTCGGTCAATTACTCCATGGGGTTCGTGCCGGGCATCAAGGCCTTTGCCGCAGCCGTGCTCGGAGGCATCGGCAATATCACCGGCGCCTTGGTCGGCGGCCTGATCATCGGCATGGTCGAAATTTTCGCTGCCGGATACATCTCCGGTGAGTACAAGGACGTGTTCGCCTTCATCATCCTGATCGGCGTGCTCTATTTCAAACCCACCGGCATCATGGGAGAGAACGTTGACGATACACGAGTCTAAACGATTGTGGTTGGCCTGCGGGGTGGGCCTCGCATGGTTCCTCCTCCTGCTGTGGCCCATGCTCGGCATCCTGCCCGAGGGGCTGGAGTTCGGGAAGACCTTCACGGTTTTCGGTTACGTGGCCGTGGCTGCGGTGTTCATCATGTTCTTTTATCAGGTCAAGGAGGCGGGGTATCTCGACTCCGTGGGAACTCCCATTAAGTCCGCTTCGGGCAGTTTTCAGAAACTCTATGAAAGAACACCACGCTGGGTCGTACTTTCCATCGTCCTGGCCTTTGCCATCGCCTACCCACTGGTTACCGGCCGTTATGCCCATGACGTTGCCATTTCAGTGCTCATCTATGTCTGCCTCGGCCTGGGGCTGAACA contains:
- a CDS encoding branched-chain amino acid ABC transporter permease is translated as MDLDFFLQQLINGITLGGLYALIALGYTMVYGIIQLINFAHGEFFAAGGYMGVILISYLASQGLHPYVCLGISLVLAMGYCALLAMAVERLAYKPLRQASRLAALLSALGMSIFLQNGLMLTQGVYDKAYPTEITSGGFQLGTISVSYMQIFIVGLTAALLVGLNLLVFKTRIGRAMRATSQDKIMSALVGINSNRIIAITFAVGAALAAAAGIMVGLYYGSVNYSMGFVPGIKAFAAAVLGGIGNITGALVGGLIIGMVEIFAAGYISGEYKDVFAFIILIGVLYFKPTGIMGENVDDTRV